A genome region from Planctomycetota bacterium includes the following:
- a CDS encoding CusA/CzcA family heavy metal efflux RND transporter gives MLDHALQFVLRQRLLVVLGGALALAAGVAAWRRLPIDAFPDVTNVQVMVLTNAPGLAPGEVERLITFPIEVEMSGLPDVQQVRSLSKSGLSQVVVIFEDHVDTYFARELVFQRLAAAREQLPEGIEPELGPISTGLGEIFQYALLAGHYCPSHPRVWAEEPGRCPDCGAALRRNDADLMDLRTLQDWVVAPQLRRLAGITEVNSFGGLVKQFHVVPDPDRLLKYDLSLRDILEALEANNANAPGGFIVKDWEQINLVSKGLLRDVADIERIVLKAEDGTPVYLGDLAEVKIGHQTRHGVVTRDGKGEVVIGMTIMLKDANSKIVVDRVRAAVPEIQKTLPPGVKVEPFYDRTSLIQACVNTVSSALLQGAGLVLVVLFLILWDLRAAVTVALTVPLAASAAFLLMGWQGVTANLMSLGGLAIAVGMVVDGGIVMTENIARHMRERAETGLSRAEIALDAAREVAAPMAFAILIIMVVFLPLFTLESLEGKMFKPLALTMCFAMVGALVAALTVVPALASLVVKRAAPAARGDLVTRLFERLYTPLLRLALRGRGITVAVAAAAMVGTFSLLPQLGTEFLPALDEGALAINVVRLPTAGAEGSALQCSAIERRLLAAIPEVTTVVSKTGRAEIAEDPMGPEQSDIFVMLKPQAEWTPGRTREGLLEAVRAELAAFPGMNAAFSQPIALRVNELISGIKSDLAVKIFGEDMAILQATAERIAPILTSIHGARDIKIEQISGFSELEVQMDRAAMARHKVNAADINLLIEAAVGGKVATTLFEGQRRFAVQVRYPASRRSDPEAIERLLVPSPAGYHVPLGDLARIREVQTPAQVSREDSSRRLVVECNVRGRDIGSFVEEAKAKLAAVEQGLPQGYRLTWGGQFENQERAMARLRVVVPVAILLILVLLLAALGSLKSAVLVLLALPFAVVGGILAIYVLGLNLSVSASIGFIALFGVAVEDGLVLVSFCDQLRRRGLAVREAVSEACRLRVRSIITTSLTTLLGLFPMLYAVGPGAELQKPLIAVIFGGLITQLVLVLTVLPVLYTLVNRDRPLPPQVAAEPV, from the coding sequence ATGCTCGATCACGCCCTTCAATTCGTCCTGCGCCAGCGCCTCCTGGTGGTTCTTGGCGGCGCGCTGGCGCTCGCCGCCGGCGTCGCGGCCTGGCGGCGTCTGCCGATTGACGCCTTCCCCGACGTGACCAACGTGCAGGTGATGGTGCTCACCAACGCCCCCGGCCTGGCGCCCGGCGAGGTCGAGCGCCTCATCACCTTCCCCATCGAGGTCGAAATGAGCGGCCTGCCCGACGTCCAGCAGGTCCGCTCGCTCTCCAAGAGCGGCCTTTCGCAGGTCGTCGTGATCTTCGAGGACCACGTAGACACGTATTTCGCCCGCGAACTGGTCTTCCAGCGCCTGGCCGCGGCGCGCGAGCAGCTCCCGGAGGGCATCGAGCCCGAACTCGGCCCCATCTCCACCGGCCTCGGCGAGATCTTCCAATACGCCCTCCTGGCCGGCCACTACTGTCCCAGCCACCCTCGTGTCTGGGCCGAGGAGCCCGGCCGGTGCCCCGACTGCGGCGCCGCGCTGCGCCGGAACGATGCCGACCTGATGGACCTGCGCACACTTCAGGACTGGGTGGTGGCGCCCCAGCTCCGGCGCCTCGCCGGCATCACCGAGGTGAACAGCTTCGGCGGCCTGGTCAAGCAGTTCCACGTGGTGCCCGACCCCGACAGGCTGCTGAAATACGACCTCTCGCTCCGCGACATTCTGGAGGCCTTGGAAGCCAACAACGCCAACGCGCCCGGCGGCTTCATCGTGAAGGACTGGGAGCAGATCAACCTCGTATCGAAGGGCCTGCTGCGCGACGTCGCCGACATCGAGCGGATCGTGCTCAAAGCGGAAGATGGCACGCCCGTCTACCTCGGGGACCTGGCGGAGGTGAAGATCGGCCATCAGACCCGCCACGGCGTCGTGACCCGCGACGGCAAGGGCGAGGTGGTGATCGGCATGACGATCATGCTGAAGGACGCGAACTCGAAGATCGTGGTGGACCGTGTGCGGGCCGCCGTGCCCGAGATCCAGAAGACCCTGCCGCCGGGGGTGAAGGTCGAGCCGTTCTACGATCGCACGTCGCTGATCCAGGCCTGCGTGAACACCGTGTCGAGCGCGCTCCTCCAGGGCGCCGGGCTCGTGCTCGTGGTGCTGTTTCTCATCCTGTGGGACTTGCGGGCCGCGGTCACCGTGGCCCTCACCGTGCCGCTGGCAGCCAGCGCGGCTTTCCTGCTCATGGGCTGGCAGGGCGTGACCGCTAACCTGATGAGCCTGGGCGGCCTGGCCATCGCCGTGGGCATGGTGGTGGACGGCGGCATCGTGATGACGGAGAACATCGCGCGCCACATGCGCGAGCGGGCCGAGACGGGGCTGTCGCGCGCCGAGATTGCCCTCGACGCCGCGCGCGAGGTGGCCGCGCCCATGGCCTTCGCCATCCTGATCATCATGGTCGTGTTCCTGCCGCTCTTCACCCTCGAGTCGCTCGAGGGCAAGATGTTCAAGCCCCTGGCGCTCACGATGTGCTTCGCGATGGTGGGCGCGCTCGTGGCCGCGCTCACGGTCGTGCCGGCCCTGGCGTCGCTGGTGGTGAAGCGCGCCGCGCCGGCGGCGCGCGGCGATCTCGTCACCCGCCTCTTCGAACGGCTCTACACGCCGCTGCTGCGGCTGGCCCTGCGCGGGCGCGGGATCACCGTGGCTGTGGCGGCGGCGGCCATGGTCGGCACGTTCTCGCTCCTGCCGCAGCTCGGCACCGAGTTCCTCCCTGCTCTCGACGAGGGGGCGTTGGCGATCAACGTGGTGCGCCTGCCCACGGCCGGCGCCGAGGGCTCGGCCCTCCAGTGCTCGGCCATCGAGCGCCGGCTCCTCGCCGCCATCCCCGAAGTCACCACCGTGGTGTCGAAGACCGGCCGCGCCGAGATCGCCGAGGACCCGATGGGGCCGGAGCAGAGCGACATCTTCGTCATGCTCAAGCCCCAGGCCGAGTGGACGCCTGGCCGCACCCGCGAGGGCCTCCTCGAGGCGGTGCGCGCCGAGCTGGCCGCATTCCCGGGCATGAACGCGGCCTTCTCGCAGCCCATCGCGCTGCGCGTCAACGAGCTGATCAGCGGTATCAAGAGCGACCTCGCCGTGAAGATCTTCGGCGAGGACATGGCCATCCTCCAGGCCACCGCCGAGCGGATCGCGCCCATCCTCACCTCCATCCACGGAGCGCGCGACATCAAGATCGAGCAGATCTCGGGCTTCTCGGAACTCGAGGTGCAGATGGACCGCGCGGCCATGGCCCGCCACAAAGTGAACGCGGCCGACATCAACCTGCTCATCGAGGCCGCCGTAGGCGGCAAGGTGGCCACCACGCTCTTCGAGGGCCAGCGCCGCTTCGCCGTGCAGGTGCGCTACCCGGCCAGCCGCCGCAGCGACCCCGAGGCCATCGAGCGCCTCCTCGTGCCCTCGCCCGCCGGCTACCACGTGCCTCTAGGCGACCTGGCCCGAATCCGCGAGGTGCAAACCCCCGCCCAGGTGAGCCGCGAGGACTCCAGCCGCCGCCTCGTCGTGGAGTGCAACGTGCGCGGGCGCGACATCGGCAGCTTCGTCGAGGAGGCCAAGGCGAAACTCGCCGCCGTCGAGCAAGGGCTGCCCCAAGGCTACCGCCTCACCTGGGGCGGCCAGTTCGAGAACCAGGAGCGGGCCATGGCCCGCTTGCGGGTCGTCGTGCCCGTCGCCATCCTGCTCATCCTCGTGCTGCTGCTCGCGGCGCTCGGCTCGCTCAAGAGCGCCGTGCTCGTGCTCTTGGCCCTCCCGTTCGCGGTGGTGGGCGGCATCCTGGCCATCTATGTGCTGGGCCTCAACCTCAGCGTGTCGGCCTCCATCGGCTTCATCGCGCTCTTCGGCGTCGCCGTGGAGGACGGCTTGGTGCTCGTGAGCTTCTGCGACCAGTTGCGCAGGCGCGGCCTGGCCGTACGCGAGGCCGTCAGCGAGGCCTGCCGCCTGCGCGTGCGCTCGATCATCACCACCAGCCTCACCACACTGCTGGGCCTCTTCCCGATGCTCTATG